In Tenacibaculum pacificus, a single window of DNA contains:
- a CDS encoding DUF4230 domain-containing protein — MRLLKYIAIFLLGFLVAKLWYEKQEDKKVEKHVHEEIQVVLNSIQNLSKLVVSEGSFSEMYHFSESKKYFYDYLSFEKKAILSVNAKVEVGYDLSKLEIEIDSIGKQIIIHKIPEESVVISPDIKYFDLQQSQFNTFSKSDLNNLNTKAIENIKSTITVSRLQVEAKTRLFEELSKIYQLSAIYNWKVVDNTKLKTSIIFDTDLIKY; from the coding sequence ATGCGTCTTCTTAAATATATTGCTATTTTTTTACTAGGTTTTTTAGTTGCCAAATTATGGTACGAAAAACAAGAAGATAAAAAAGTAGAAAAACACGTACACGAAGAAATTCAAGTAGTATTAAATAGTATCCAAAACTTAAGTAAATTAGTTGTTTCGGAAGGGAGTTTTTCTGAAATGTATCATTTTTCTGAAAGTAAAAAATACTTTTACGATTATCTTTCTTTTGAAAAAAAAGCCATATTATCGGTTAATGCAAAAGTTGAAGTTGGTTACGATTTATCAAAATTAGAAATTGAAATTGATAGTATTGGTAAACAAATAATTATTCATAAAATACCAGAAGAATCAGTTGTTATTTCTCCTGATATTAAATATTTTGATTTACAACAAAGTCAATTTAATACCTTTTCAAAATCAGATTTGAATAACCTTAATACTAAAGCTATTGAAAATATTAAATCGACTATTACAGTTTCTCGATTGCAAGTAGAAGCAAAAACACGTTTGTTTGAAGAGCTTTCTAAAATATATCAACTTTCGGCAATTTATAATTGGAAAGTAGTTGATAATACTAAACTTAAAACGAGTATTATATTTGATACTGATTTAATAAAATATTAG
- a CDS encoding TraR/DksA family transcriptional regulator — protein sequence MDKNINIRYSDLDLQEFKEIILKKITKSEEDLELLQASYKNGSGNGTEDTSPTFKSFDDGSDTMAKEANVQLALRQEKFIRDLKHALIRIQNKTYGVCRVTGKLIQKERLKLVPHATLSIEAKRKQ from the coding sequence ATGGATAAAAATATTAATATAAGATACTCTGATCTTGATTTACAGGAATTTAAAGAGATTATTTTAAAAAAAATTACGAAGTCAGAAGAAGACTTAGAATTATTACAGGCTTCTTATAAAAATGGTTCAGGTAATGGTACTGAAGATACTTCACCTACATTTAAATCATTTGATGATGGTTCAGATACAATGGCAAAAGAGGCAAATGTGCAATTAGCCTTACGTCAAGAAAAATTTATTCGTGATTTAAAACACGCTCTAATTCGTATTCAAAATAAAACATACGGAGTTTGTAGAGTTACAGGTAAATTAATTCAAAAAGAACGTTTAAAATTAGTGCCTCATGCTACATTAAGTATTGAAGCTAAACGTAAACAATAA
- a CDS encoding lipoprotein signal peptidase, translating into MSKKNIAIFTVILAILIDQISKIYVKTHFQLGEEVVVFADWFKIHFTENNGMAWGFEFGGRAGKLFLTLFRVIAVSGIIYWLWQTIKRQAHTAVVIAIALVLAGAIGNIIDSVFYGVIFDTSYHNVATLFSDKPYGELFYGKVVDMLYFPMYEGESFTFFNAIFNGADTWISIGVFLLFLFNKQAFPKEE; encoded by the coding sequence ATGTCTAAAAAAAATATTGCAATATTTACCGTAATCCTGGCGATTCTAATAGATCAAATTAGTAAAATTTATGTAAAAACACATTTTCAACTTGGCGAAGAAGTTGTTGTTTTTGCAGATTGGTTTAAAATCCACTTTACTGAAAATAATGGTATGGCTTGGGGTTTTGAATTTGGTGGTAGAGCAGGTAAATTATTTTTAACATTGTTTAGAGTTATTGCCGTTTCAGGTATTATATATTGGTTGTGGCAAACTATAAAAAGACAAGCTCATACAGCTGTTGTTATTGCTATAGCGTTAGTTTTAGCAGGTGCAATAGGTAATATTATAGACTCTGTTTTTTATGGTGTAATTTTTGATACTTCTTATCATAATGTAGCTACGTTGTTTTCAGACAAACCTTATGGAGAATTATTTTACGGAAAAGTAGTTGATATGCTTTATTTCCCGATGTATGAAGGTGAAAGTTTTACTTTCTTCAATGCTATTTTCAACGGAGCTGATACTTGGATTAGTATTGGTGTTTTTTTGTTATTTTTATTTAACAAACAAGCATTTCCAAAAGAAGAATAA